One genomic segment of Diceros bicornis minor isolate mBicDic1 chromosome 25, mDicBic1.mat.cur, whole genome shotgun sequence includes these proteins:
- the MRPS6 gene encoding LOW QUALITY PROTEIN: small ribosomal subunit protein bS6m (The sequence of the model RefSeq protein was modified relative to this genomic sequence to represent the inferred CDS: inserted 1 base in 1 codon; substituted 1 base at 1 genomic stop codon): protein MGLSSFLGPGPLRLQAVCVQSTLQFYRPVEPKITRLLNSRLPSVWLHPLLPEPKSFLTTLQKQAMLALMLEAMQPPETAXAPVDTGATVRNLENPGIRALPRXIAIHSQQRNIGEYFVVDFYAPTYIESKTERFSQNIDVIRPNIVKHLLTQEVKEYEGIFPVPLEGKLYPKRKK, encoded by the exons ATGGGCCTCTCGTCCTTTCTTGGGCCTGGGCCGCTCAGACTACAGGCTGTTTGCGTTCAGTCAACACTTCAATTTTATAGGCCTGTGGAGCCAAAGATTACAAGACTTTTGAACTCCAGGCTGCCTTCTGTCTGGCTACACCCTCTGTTGCCGGAGCCCAAATCTTTTTTAACAACTCTACAAAAACAAGCAA TGTTGGCTTTGATGCTGGAAGCCATGCAGCCACCAGAGACTG CTGCCCCAGTGGACACGGGAGCAACAGTGAGGAACTTGGAAAACCCGGGCATACGGGCACTTCCTCGTTAGATCGCCATCCACAGTCAGCAGCGTAACATCGGAGAGTATTTCGTGGTGGATTTTTATGCACCAACATATATTGAAAGTAAAACGGAACGTTTTTCTCAAAACATTGATGTGATTAGACCTAATATTGTAAAACATCTGCTAACCCAGGAAGTCAAAGAGTATGAAGGGATTTTCCCTGTTCCACTTGAAGGAAAACTATATCCcaagaggaagaagtaa